In Lacrimispora indolis DSM 755, a genomic segment contains:
- a CDS encoding carboxypeptidase-like regulatory domain-containing protein, with protein sequence MPKVTFTGCQIICSRIVTADITLSNNSYLLITGTVYSPTGKPLPNAAVEIRFVDDSRIPAEEKCLGVTFTLHDGSYGISLPRIGEKKYKLIAYSPV encoded by the coding sequence TTGCCAAAAGTAACTTTCACAGGCTGTCAGATCATTTGTTCCAGAATCGTGACAGCAGATATTACCCTGTCAAATAACTCGTATCTATTGATCACGGGAACCGTATACAGCCCCACCGGAAAGCCTTTGCCAAACGCTGCCGTTGAAATACGCTTTGTGGATGATTCCCGGATTCCAGCAGAAGAAAAATGCTTAGGCGTGACCTTTACGCTTCATGATGGTTCTTACGGAATATCACTTCCCAGAATTGGTGAAAAGAAATATAAATTGATTGCTTATTCGCCCGTATAA
- a CDS encoding NAD-dependent 4,6-dehydratase LegB: protein MKKVLVTGADGFIGSHLTERLVEQGYEVRAFTFYNSFNTWGWLDSLPQGIKKEIEIQAGDIRDPNGVRTAMTGMESVFHLAALIAIPFSYHSPDSYVDTNIKGTLNVLQAARSLGTDKVLITSTSEVYGSARYVPIDEAHPFQGQSPYSATKIGADRLAESFYRSFSLPVAIVRPFNTYGPRQSARAVIPAIISQLLAGAGEIRLGSLTPTRDFNYVKDTVNGFIEIEKSEKTIGEEINIASQKEISIGELALELINQIDPKASIICESQRLRPEKSEVNRLLGSNQKLKDLTGWNQEYTLSLGLKETISWMEKNLDKYKAGIYNL from the coding sequence ATGAAAAAGGTTCTGGTTACAGGAGCAGATGGATTTATAGGCAGCCACTTAACGGAAAGACTTGTTGAACAGGGATATGAAGTAAGAGCGTTTACCTTTTATAATTCCTTTAATACCTGGGGCTGGCTGGACTCTCTTCCTCAAGGAATAAAGAAAGAAATTGAAATACAGGCCGGGGACATCCGGGATCCCAACGGCGTAAGAACCGCCATGACTGGAATGGAATCCGTCTTTCATCTGGCTGCACTGATCGCCATCCCCTTCAGCTATCACTCTCCTGATTCCTATGTGGATACCAACATCAAGGGGACGCTAAATGTTCTCCAGGCCGCAAGAAGCCTTGGCACGGATAAAGTGCTCATCACCTCCACTTCCGAGGTTTACGGCAGCGCCAGATACGTCCCTATTGACGAAGCCCATCCCTTTCAGGGACAATCGCCCTATTCTGCCACAAAGATCGGAGCAGACAGGCTGGCGGAATCTTTTTACAGAAGCTTTTCCCTTCCGGTGGCCATTGTCCGGCCTTTTAATACTTACGGACCGAGACAGTCTGCAAGAGCTGTGATACCGGCCATCATCAGCCAGCTGTTAGCGGGAGCCGGGGAAATACGCCTTGGCAGCCTGACCCCCACCAGGGATTTTAATTATGTAAAAGATACGGTAAACGGATTTATTGAAATAGAAAAGTCAGAAAAGACCATTGGGGAAGAGATCAACATTGCCAGCCAGAAAGAAATCTCCATAGGTGAACTTGCATTGGAGCTGATCAATCAGATCGACCCAAAAGCCAGTATCATCTGTGAATCTCAAAGGCTGCGCCCTGAAAAAAGTGAAGTAAACAGGCTTTTGGGATCCAATCAGAAGTTAAAAGACCTTACCGGCTGGAACCAGGAATACACTCTTTCCCTTGGCCTGAAAGAAACCATCAGCTGGATGGAGAAAAACCTGGATAAGTACAAGGCCGGAATCTATAACCTATAG
- a CDS encoding methyl-accepting chemotaxis protein: MNLKGIRQKIILNTLIVIIIISAVTTIVLSVSAMSLTNATLMETLIPFAKTASKSVESSLHIMADRIFMIGENQELSSEEATMEEKRQVLNKAASGIEFVWLALYTQDGKLYTGNGNSPADISGGDLFSMMQETQNLVIGDTFVGENGLEVSVGMPITTEKQNTYYLVGSYKYDMLDDVISSIHIGYSGHAFVMNGSGQVVAYPDTGIIKSGENVYSLYKNNAKLLEVFDAMKTGRIGSASVSMDGKDTLVVYAPVRGANWYLAIITPKSDFTGIVKSAVMVNIGIIITLTLLAVLFIARFAGKISKSLGSVTERIQKLAQGDLTSPVEVMMTNDEAQTLSNSLKDTIEKVSGYISQLQNALEQLSAGNLDVSVSNQFAGDFVIMKDSIQNITDFLNQLINDLQQSAETLNRAAQGVSQSARFMNESSGHQSAAIDRLLEETDSISKDIVIVDDHARNARELMEQSMKRLSMGDEHMENTLQAMKNISHNASEITKITKFLEEIAFQTNILALNASVEAAHAGEAGKGFAVVANEIRDLAEKSAESSKRTAEMIGNSQRAVEEGSQYANLTASFLNELTDISRQTYEITEDLARLVGNEKSSLENASSDISRISQLARQNLESSRDVASLSGDLAQQAQSLEEMSGRFRLRTNSEGRDAQ; encoded by the coding sequence ATGAATTTAAAAGGAATTCGGCAGAAAATCATCTTAAACACATTAATTGTCATCATAATTATTTCTGCGGTTACAACTATTGTATTGTCGGTTTCTGCAATGTCTTTGACCAATGCCACATTGATGGAAACTCTTATTCCATTTGCTAAAACTGCTTCAAAAAGTGTTGAAAGCAGTCTGCATATCATGGCAGACCGCATATTTATGATCGGGGAAAATCAGGAACTGTCATCAGAGGAAGCGACCATGGAAGAAAAGCGCCAGGTCCTTAATAAGGCCGCATCAGGCATAGAGTTTGTCTGGCTGGCTCTCTATACTCAGGATGGCAAGCTCTACACCGGCAACGGAAACAGTCCTGCCGATATTTCCGGGGGAGATTTATTTTCCATGATGCAGGAGACCCAGAACCTTGTCATAGGGGATACCTTTGTGGGAGAAAATGGACTTGAAGTATCCGTGGGAATGCCCATTACCACAGAAAAGCAGAACACCTATTATCTGGTGGGAAGCTACAAGTATGACATGCTTGACGACGTGATCAGCAGTATACATATCGGCTACAGCGGCCATGCATTTGTTATGAATGGAAGCGGCCAGGTAGTGGCTTATCCTGATACCGGCATCATCAAGAGCGGAGAGAATGTATATTCTCTTTATAAAAATAATGCAAAGCTTCTGGAAGTTTTTGATGCAATGAAAACAGGGAGGATCGGATCGGCTTCTGTGTCCATGGATGGAAAAGACACCCTGGTGGTTTATGCGCCTGTACGAGGTGCTAACTGGTATTTGGCCATCATAACTCCCAAATCAGATTTTACGGGCATCGTAAAGTCAGCTGTTATGGTCAATATAGGCATCATCATAACCCTTACCCTTCTTGCAGTTCTGTTCATCGCCCGCTTTGCAGGAAAAATCTCAAAGTCTTTGGGAAGCGTAACAGAAAGGATACAGAAGCTGGCCCAGGGAGATTTGACAAGTCCGGTGGAAGTGATGATGACAAATGACGAGGCCCAGACCCTCTCCAATTCTTTAAAGGATACCATTGAAAAGGTGAGCGGATATATTTCCCAGCTTCAAAATGCCCTGGAACAGCTTTCCGCCGGAAATTTAGACGTCAGCGTCAGCAACCAGTTTGCTGGAGACTTTGTGATTATGAAGGACTCCATTCAAAACATAACCGATTTCTTAAACCAGCTGATCAACGACTTGCAGCAATCGGCTGAGACCTTGAACCGTGCAGCCCAGGGTGTATCCCAAAGCGCCCGCTTTATGAATGAGTCCTCCGGCCATCAGTCAGCAGCCATTGACAGGCTTTTGGAAGAGACGGACTCCATATCCAAAGACATCGTCATTGTGGACGACCATGCAAGAAATGCCCGTGAGCTTATGGAGCAGTCCATGAAAAGGCTGTCCATGGGTGATGAACACATGGAAAACACCCTTCAGGCCATGAAGAATATCAGCCACAATGCGTCTGAAATAACAAAGATCACAAAATTCCTTGAGGAAATAGCCTTCCAGACAAACATTCTAGCCCTTAACGCAAGTGTGGAAGCCGCCCATGCAGGCGAGGCCGGGAAAGGTTTTGCCGTAGTGGCAAATGAAATCCGTGACCTTGCTGAAAAAAGTGCGGAATCTTCCAAGCGTACCGCTGAAATGATCGGAAATTCCCAAAGAGCGGTTGAAGAGGGATCCCAGTATGCCAATCTTACCGCCAGCTTCTTAAATGAGCTGACGGATATATCCAGGCAGACCTATGAGATCACGGAGGACTTGGCAAGGCTTGTAGGAAATGAAAAGTCCAGCCTGGAAAATGCGTCCTCAGACATCTCCCGGATCTCCCAGCTGGCCCGACAGAACCTTGAATCAAGCAGGGATGTGGCTTCCTTAAGCGGGGATTTAGCACAGCAGGCCCAAAGCCTTGAAGAAATGTCCGGACGTTTCCGTCTTCGTACCAATTCCGAAGGGAGAGATGCACAATGA
- a CDS encoding motility associated factor glycosyltransferase family protein has translation MKKYKTLDGYHVYGIKKDKKRIFLADRINYGKEIKKLLDTLDDLKFDSLIFLFGIDTGAYIPLMKKLLCERNRVIIFEPNPGIRKKFGSKLGDNIILVPFDENQVKQIFDSMIHFKNINNIYFHAFGNYRSVYEEEYGRLIELLDWTIINAASQVDLAKRFKKVFIQNMIANMKALDRSTPIHRCRLSNLNVPALVVSGGPSLDSNIKEMLAHKDQLDRYFIITGSRTVEALTKNGIVPDMIVSVDPVDANFDMMKNCLNLEAPLAFYEYSNRYLVRDYKGDKVFISLLFSQTVEGFENYQAVFCGGSVAHACIDIANMTGCSPIIFLGQDFAHTYHKHHADSAVFDYDKSLTYGATTLVKDVYGNPVGTTVTLDHYRRRLEHYITIFKDQKRIRFINCSYGAEIKGAPHKELSEVFKEEATGRQKKKFIPSREVHMDSKETIDSLLHFLEEYRIKASQCLELCEIIRSENHTKSLLKIDERDIDLQRILYILKVVTDFENDVNTKYLGGYFSEFVFEMKEKTFHMSAKDYKKLTSDLQHQARSFQIYFNRMKEMLEEVNETILETVTEFY, from the coding sequence ATGAAGAAGTATAAAACATTGGATGGCTACCACGTCTATGGGATAAAAAAGGATAAAAAACGAATCTTTTTGGCTGACCGGATCAATTACGGAAAGGAGATAAAAAAACTGCTGGATACCTTAGATGACTTAAAATTTGACTCCCTGATTTTCCTATTTGGAATTGATACGGGAGCATACATTCCTCTTATGAAAAAATTGCTGTGTGAAAGAAACAGAGTGATTATTTTTGAACCAAACCCTGGAATCCGAAAAAAATTCGGTTCTAAATTAGGGGACAATATCATTCTTGTTCCCTTTGATGAAAACCAGGTGAAACAAATTTTTGACAGTATGATCCACTTTAAAAATATCAATAACATTTACTTTCACGCATTCGGCAACTACCGCAGCGTTTATGAGGAAGAATACGGCCGATTGATCGAACTGCTTGATTGGACCATCATCAATGCAGCTTCCCAGGTGGATCTTGCAAAGCGCTTTAAAAAAGTTTTCATCCAGAACATGATTGCCAATATGAAAGCATTGGACCGGTCCACTCCTATCCACCGCTGCAGGCTGTCTAACTTAAACGTGCCGGCCCTGGTAGTATCCGGAGGCCCCTCTCTGGATTCCAACATCAAGGAAATGCTGGCTCATAAGGATCAGCTTGACCGGTATTTTATCATTACCGGAAGCAGGACCGTCGAAGCCTTGACGAAAAACGGGATTGTTCCTGATATGATCGTGTCCGTGGATCCGGTTGATGCTAACTTTGATATGATGAAGAACTGCTTAAATCTGGAGGCGCCTCTTGCGTTTTATGAATACAGCAACAGGTATTTAGTGAGAGATTATAAAGGAGATAAAGTCTTCATCTCTCTCCTGTTTTCCCAGACAGTAGAGGGCTTTGAAAATTATCAGGCAGTGTTTTGCGGAGGTTCCGTTGCCCATGCCTGCATTGACATTGCAAACATGACGGGCTGCTCTCCCATCATATTCCTGGGTCAGGATTTTGCCCATACTTACCACAAGCACCACGCGGACAGTGCGGTCTTTGATTATGATAAAAGCCTGACATACGGTGCCACAACCCTTGTAAAGGATGTTTACGGAAATCCCGTGGGGACCACCGTTACCCTGGATCATTACCGGAGAAGGCTGGAACACTACATTACCATTTTTAAGGACCAGAAACGGATCCGGTTTATTAACTGTTCCTATGGAGCGGAAATAAAAGGTGCGCCACATAAGGAGCTTTCGGAAGTGTTTAAGGAAGAAGCAACAGGCAGACAAAAAAAGAAGTTCATTCCAAGCCGTGAAGTCCATATGGACAGCAAAGAAACCATAGATTCTCTCCTTCACTTTCTGGAGGAATACAGGATAAAGGCAAGCCAATGCCTGGAATTATGCGAAATCATACGTTCCGAAAACCATACAAAATCTCTTTTAAAGATTGATGAAAGAGATATTGATTTACAGAGAATCCTGTATATCTTAAAGGTTGTGACTGACTTTGAAAATGATGTAAATACCAAATATCTGGGAGGATATTTCAGCGAATTTGTTTTTGAAATGAAGGAAAAAACATTTCATATGTCTGCAAAGGATTATAAAAAGCTGACCTCTGATCTGCAGCATCAGGCCAGGTCTTTTCAAATATATTTTAATAGAATGAAAGAAATGCTGGAGGAAGTAAACGAAACCATTTTAGAGACCGTAACAGAATTCTATTAA
- a CDS encoding LegC family aminotransferase produces the protein MIPLSVPNLKGNEKKYILDALESGWISSAGTYVAKFERNMASYLNVSGAAAVQSGTAAIHLALLLSGVKPGQEVIVPTLTFIASVNPAVYAGAVPVFMDCDDSLNIDCDKLEDFLKKECLMTSSGPVNKRTSRHIQAVVAVHIFGNMADMERLKALSEQYGFQLIEDAAEALGTCYKQGKYMGQFAGTIGDFGTYSFNGNKIITTGGGGMVTAKDENALEKARYLAAQAKDDPFFYTHKEVGYNYRMTNLQAALGVAQLECLEDFIRIKEANYEYYRNAIQAMENFELLPFNQKARNNRWFYSLLLKSGGPDRDRVMKRLREKDIETRPIWQLIHTQKMYEDCQAYFIEKAPLYWNRIINIPCSTNLLKKDMDYIIEALNCI, from the coding sequence ATGATCCCTTTATCCGTTCCCAATCTAAAAGGGAACGAAAAAAAATATATCTTGGATGCTCTTGAAAGCGGCTGGATTTCCTCCGCAGGCACCTATGTAGCAAAGTTTGAACGGAACATGGCCTCTTATTTAAATGTATCCGGCGCAGCTGCCGTTCAAAGCGGAACTGCCGCCATCCATTTGGCCCTGCTCTTATCCGGCGTAAAGCCGGGGCAGGAAGTGATCGTTCCCACCCTTACCTTTATTGCTTCCGTCAACCCTGCGGTTTACGCAGGAGCTGTCCCGGTCTTTATGGATTGTGACGATTCTCTGAATATAGACTGTGACAAGCTGGAAGATTTTTTGAAAAAGGAATGCCTCATGACCTCTTCCGGGCCGGTAAACAAGCGTACCAGCCGTCACATTCAGGCGGTTGTGGCCGTCCACATCTTTGGCAACATGGCGGATATGGAACGGCTGAAAGCATTGTCTGAACAATATGGATTCCAATTGATCGAAGATGCCGCGGAAGCACTGGGAACCTGTTATAAGCAGGGGAAATACATGGGTCAATTTGCAGGGACCATTGGGGACTTCGGGACCTATTCCTTTAACGGCAATAAGATCATCACCACAGGGGGAGGAGGGATGGTAACGGCAAAGGATGAAAATGCCCTGGAAAAAGCCAGGTATCTTGCCGCCCAGGCAAAAGACGACCCCTTTTTCTATACTCACAAGGAAGTGGGTTATAACTACCGCATGACAAACTTACAGGCAGCCCTGGGAGTCGCCCAGCTGGAATGCCTGGAGGATTTTATCCGGATCAAGGAAGCCAATTATGAGTACTACAGAAACGCCATACAAGCAATGGAAAACTTTGAGCTGCTTCCCTTTAACCAAAAGGCCAGGAATAACCGGTGGTTTTATTCCCTCCTCTTAAAAAGCGGCGGGCCGGACCGGGATAGGGTTATGAAGCGGTTAAGGGAAAAGGATATTGAAACAAGGCCTATCTGGCAGCTGATTCATACCCAGAAAATGTATGAGGATTGCCAGGCCTATTTTATAGAAAAAGCACCCCTTTACTGGAACCGGATCATCAATATTCCCTGCAGCACCAACCTTCTAAAAAAGGACATGGATTATATTATTGAAGCATTAAACTGCATTTAG